A single Triticum dicoccoides isolate Atlit2015 ecotype Zavitan chromosome 2A, WEW_v2.0, whole genome shotgun sequence DNA region contains:
- the LOC119357840 gene encoding uncharacterized protein LOC119357840: MQCGNAEDRAQWNASLEKDLVDLLREHDTPEHKGQNGWSSEAWNTIVKKFHQKNPYARYEKKKIQEKEKELKREYKMIKEIRKQSGVSWDDQQCKILADPPLWKNIIISHPKAGKFKTKAFPLFEALGELHDGQTAEGTYNFTSIESSHCSTQSQLENLGGAGENQGETSADGENLGGERVQIDEDVEEVYVQENIAVEPQQTQPNLATVPSRNGEEKEPKRWRGANGDVAAMMEKYLEIRAKQVEDERNKPRVVDEYSIKNCIDLLKTMDITPEEEVKAFRVFKIPENREIFMSARPETALMWLRAEME; encoded by the exons ATGCAATGTGGAAATGCAGAAGACAGAGCGCAATGGAATGCAAGCCTTGAGAAAGATCTTGTGGACTTGCTTCGTGAGCATGATACACCTGAACATAAGGGTCAAAATGGATGGAGCTCTGAAGCATGGAATACGATAGTGAAGAAATTCCACCAAAAGAATCCTTATGCTAGGTACGAGAAGAAGAAAATCCAAGAAAAGGAGAAAGAGTTAAAAAGAGAATACAAGATGATCAAAGAGATAAGGAAGCAAAGCGGCGTTTCATGGGACGACCAGCAGTGCAAGATTCTAGCGGATCCACCACTTTGGAAAAACATCATCATA TCACACCCTAAAGCTGGAAAGTTCAAGACAAAGGCCTTCCCTCTTTTTGAAGCTTTGGGAGAATTGCATGATG GCCAAACTGCAGAAGGGACATATAACTTCACCTCTATCGAGTCATCACATTGCTCAACCCAATCACAACTCGAGAATCTTGGAGGAGCTGGCGAGAATCAAGGAGAAACATCAGCTGATGGTGAGAATCTTGGAGGAGAAAGGGTGCAGATTGATGAAGATGTTGAGGAGGTGTATGTGCAAGAAAACATTGCTGTGGAGCCCCAGCAAACTCAACCAAATTTGGCTACTGTACCCTCAAGAAATGGAGAAGAGAAAGAACCAAAGAGATGGAGGGGGGCGAATGGTGATGTGGCTGCAATGATGGAGAAGTACCTGGAAATAAGGGCGAAGCAGGTGGAGGATGAGAGGAATAAGCCAAGGGTTGTGGATGAGTACTCTATCAAAAACTGCATTGATCTGCTCAAAACAATGGACATCACACCTGAAGAAGAAGTCAAGGCCTTCCGAGTCTTCAAGATCCCTGAGAACCGAGAGATTTTCATGAGTGCCAGACCGGAGACTGCACTTATGTGGCTGAGAGCTGAAATGGAATAA